The proteins below come from a single Oscillospiraceae bacterium genomic window:
- a CDS encoding YitT family protein, producing the protein MLAQLKKHLTPRELWSDVKFFFLLNLGLVATAVGIAVFKTPNHFAFGGTSGLSIVLATLFPRWNVGAFMWFINAALVALGFVFLGVRSMGWTIYSSFALSFYVSLCERVYPLSRPLTDDVFLELCFAVILSAVGAAIVFNIGASTGGTDIVAMILNKYTSMPVGRALMVSDLGIVLAGAYLYGPATGLYCILGMILKSTVADSAIESINMRKVCTVVTSNPEPVRDFIVNDLHRSATMEHAEGAYTHDKKWVLTTVLTRGQAQKLRLHVHGLDDHAFITIVNSSEIVGKGFRSI; encoded by the coding sequence TTGTTAGCGCAGCTGAAAAAGCACCTGACCCCGCGGGAGCTGTGGTCCGATGTCAAATTTTTCTTTCTGCTGAATCTCGGCCTTGTGGCCACGGCAGTGGGCATTGCCGTTTTCAAAACGCCAAACCACTTTGCGTTCGGCGGCACCTCCGGCCTGTCGATCGTGCTGGCAACGCTGTTCCCACGGTGGAATGTGGGCGCGTTCATGTGGTTCATCAACGCGGCGCTGGTCGCACTGGGCTTTGTCTTTCTGGGTGTGCGGTCGATGGGGTGGACGATCTACTCCTCCTTTGCGCTGTCGTTCTATGTCAGCCTGTGTGAGCGCGTCTACCCGCTGTCCCGCCCGCTGACCGATGATGTCTTTCTGGAGCTTTGCTTTGCGGTCATTTTGTCGGCTGTGGGTGCGGCCATCGTCTTTAACATCGGTGCGTCCACCGGCGGCACCGACATTGTGGCGATGATTTTGAACAAGTACACCAGTATGCCAGTCGGCCGCGCGCTGATGGTCAGCGATCTCGGCATTGTGCTGGCGGGTGCTTATCTCTACGGTCCTGCCACCGGCCTGTACTGCATTTTGGGCATGATCCTGAAAAGCACTGTTGCAGACAGCGCAATCGAGAGCATCAACATGCGCAAGGTCTGCACGGTTGTGACCTCCAACCCTGAACCTGTGCGGGACTTCATTGTCAATGACCTGCACCGCTCCGCCACGATGGAGCATGCCGAGGGCGCGTACACCCACGATAAAAAATGGGTGCTGACCACCGTGCTGACCCGCGGGCAGGCCCAGAAGCTGCGCCTGCATGTCCACGGGCTGGATGACCACGCCTTTATCACGATCGTCAACAGCAGTGAGATTGTCGGCAAGGGCTTCCGGTCAATCTGA
- a CDS encoding Gfo/Idh/MocA family oxidoreductase: protein MPLTLAVISTSRIVDEFLANAAAMPEISVQALCCRPQSRPKAEAWAAQYGIPAVYTDEDACYAAGGFDAVYIGTANHLHYAAAKRALNAGYHVILEKPFVSTAAEARELFALADAKGLVLFEAITIPYMPQFAFLQQQTAKLGPISAASAVFCSHSRLYDDYCRGIVHPVFDPACQGGALGDMNVYCLHLLVGLLGMPKAAEYRPVRGENGIDVAGLALLDYGRFTATALAAKDSNSRNGMVLQGPGGYLVVDGNPNSLPAVYSLLGAQRNDCVRTDGPAAPRHRMAYEFAEFARIIAAHDTAAETAARLRTMHVMELLELLRQNTADGE, encoded by the coding sequence ATGCCTCTCACCCTCGCTGTCATTTCCACCAGCCGCATTGTTGACGAGTTCCTTGCCAATGCCGCCGCCATGCCGGAGATCTCGGTGCAGGCTCTCTGCTGCCGTCCCCAGAGCCGCCCCAAGGCCGAGGCATGGGCCGCGCAGTACGGCATCCCGGCCGTCTACACCGATGAGGACGCCTGCTACGCCGCCGGCGGCTTCGATGCCGTTTACATCGGCACGGCCAACCACCTGCACTATGCCGCCGCCAAGCGGGCGCTGAACGCCGGATACCATGTCATCCTTGAAAAGCCCTTTGTCTCCACCGCGGCCGAGGCGCGGGAGCTGTTCGCCCTCGCCGATGCCAAGGGCCTTGTGCTGTTCGAGGCCATCACGATCCCTTATATGCCGCAGTTTGCCTTCCTGCAGCAGCAGACGGCAAAGCTCGGGCCGATCAGCGCGGCCTCGGCGGTGTTCTGCTCTCACAGCCGTCTGTACGATGATTACTGCCGTGGCATTGTCCATCCTGTGTTCGACCCGGCCTGTCAGGGCGGTGCGTTGGGGGACATGAACGTCTATTGTCTGCATCTGCTTGTCGGGCTGCTGGGTATGCCCAAGGCCGCAGAGTACCGCCCTGTGCGCGGGGAGAACGGCATTGATGTTGCCGGGCTGGCGCTGCTTGATTACGGCCGCTTTACCGCCACCGCGCTAGCTGCCAAGGATTCCAACAGCCGGAACGGCATGGTACTGCAGGGTCCCGGCGGGTACCTTGTGGTGGACGGCAACCCCAACTCTCTGCCCGCCGTTTACAGCCTGCTGGGCGCTCAGCGGAATGACTGCGTGCGCACGGACGGCCCCGCCGCGCCGCGCCACCGCATGGCCTATGAGTTCGCCGAGTTTGCCCGCATCATTGCTGCACACGACACAGCCGCTGAGACGGCTGCCCGCCTGCGCACGATGCATGTGATGGAGCTGCTGGAGCTGCTGCGCCAAAATACCGCTGACGGTGAATAA
- a CDS encoding radical SAM protein, with amino-acid sequence MRNTKHLTYREHRFLHGHLNRVRHITLDPDGPGVVRIHLVPCHRPDRETPFTAILNGQDILPLNVSWAILLTNLIEALNPYTGKEIRPQDWEAIQAQAVSATRKIYRKAEYAQIEGDLQAMLDCLCTVARGGTPTLTIQPMQLAAYASRMVGPHRIDLMVSSMVKDGAWHCNQKCLHCYAANQPLSAVPELDTDQWLAVIEKCRSAGVTQLTFTGGEPTLRHDLIKLVQAAQWFVTRLNTNGRMLTSMMCKDLRAANLDAVQITFYSAEAEIHNQLVGVDGYNDTLNGIHNALAADLNVSLNTPLCSLNRDYLSVVKLAHTLGIRYLTCSGLIPAGNADTAASRAVRLTPAELEETLRPAMEYAAANGIEISFTSPGWLPEDTLRALGFTQIPSCGACLSNMAIAPDGTVLPCQSWLTGKGLGNLLRTPWPRIWHSHECRAIREESAKMAQRCQLGDTPMQEGCR; translated from the coding sequence ATGAGAAATACAAAACATCTGACCTACCGGGAGCATCGATTCCTGCATGGCCATCTGAACCGGGTGCGGCATATCACGCTTGACCCGGACGGCCCCGGCGTGGTGCGCATCCATCTGGTGCCCTGCCACAGGCCCGACCGTGAGACACCGTTCACAGCAATTCTGAACGGGCAGGACATTCTGCCGCTGAATGTCAGCTGGGCGATCCTGCTGACCAACCTGATCGAAGCACTGAATCCCTACACCGGCAAGGAGATACGCCCGCAGGACTGGGAGGCCATTCAGGCGCAGGCGGTGTCTGCCACCCGCAAAATTTACCGCAAGGCTGAGTATGCCCAGATCGAGGGCGATCTGCAGGCGATGCTGGACTGCCTGTGCACCGTTGCACGGGGCGGTACGCCGACGCTGACAATCCAGCCCATGCAGCTGGCGGCGTATGCGTCCCGCATGGTCGGGCCCCACCGCATAGATCTGATGGTCAGCTCAATGGTCAAGGACGGCGCGTGGCACTGCAACCAGAAATGCCTGCACTGCTATGCGGCCAACCAGCCGCTTTCCGCCGTGCCGGAGCTGGACACCGACCAGTGGCTGGCGGTCATTGAAAAATGCCGCAGCGCGGGTGTCACTCAGCTGACCTTTACCGGCGGCGAGCCTACGCTGCGCCATGATCTGATCAAGCTGGTGCAGGCGGCCCAGTGGTTTGTGACCCGGCTGAACACCAACGGCCGGATGCTGACCAGCATGATGTGCAAGGATCTGCGCGCCGCAAACCTTGATGCGGTGCAGATCACCTTTTATTCCGCCGAGGCAGAGATCCATAACCAGCTGGTCGGCGTGGACGGCTACAATGACACCCTCAACGGCATCCACAACGCGCTGGCCGCAGACCTGAATGTCAGCCTGAACACGCCGCTCTGCAGCCTGAACCGCGACTATCTGTCGGTCGTGAAGCTGGCCCACACGCTGGGCATACGGTATCTGACCTGCAGCGGGCTTATCCCGGCCGGCAATGCCGATACCGCCGCCAGCCGCGCTGTGCGGCTGACCCCCGCCGAGCTGGAGGAAACGCTGCGCCCCGCGATGGAGTATGCCGCCGCCAACGGCATCGAGATCAGCTTTACAAGCCCCGGCTGGCTGCCCGAGGATACGCTGCGGGCGCTCGGCTTTACCCAGATCCCCAGCTGCGGTGCCTGCCTGTCCAATATGGCCATCGCCCCGGACGGTACGGTCCTGCCCTGCCAGAGCTGGCTGACCGGCAAGGGGCTGGGCAACCTGCTGCGCACACCGTGGCCGCGCATCTGGCACAGTCATGAGTGCCGCGCCATCCGGGAGGAGAGCGCGAAGATGGCACAGCGCTGCCAGCTGGGCGATACCCCGATGCAGGAGGGCTGCCGATGA
- a CDS encoding metalloregulator ArsR/SmtB family transcription factor — translation MNKQTYERMMTVPENEKTGEKLPETAQLGEADIRRLQDDLPNDEVLYDLAELFRVFGDSTRIKILYALFESELCVNDIAQVVGISQSAVSHQLRVLKTSKLVKFRREGKAMYYSLDDDHVRSMIALGMEHTEE, via the coding sequence ATGAACAAACAAACATATGAGAGGATGATGACAGTGCCCGAGAACGAAAAAACAGGCGAAAAGCTGCCTGAAACCGCCCAGCTGGGTGAGGCCGACATCCGCCGCCTGCAGGATGACCTGCCCAATGATGAAGTGCTGTACGATCTGGCCGAGTTGTTCCGCGTGTTCGGCGATTCGACCCGCATCAAAATTTTGTATGCACTGTTTGAAAGCGAGCTTTGCGTCAACGACATTGCTCAGGTGGTAGGCATCTCGCAAAGTGCGGTCAGTCACCAGCTGCGGGTGCTGAAAACCAGCAAGCTCGTCAAGTTCCGCCGCGAGGGCAAGGCGATGTACTATTCCCTCGATGATGACCATGTGCGCAGCATGATCGCGCTGGGCATGGAGCATACGGAGGAGTAA
- a CDS encoding uracil-xanthine permease family protein produces MAEKMDYSQGIYDAKQLGTPKLLILGAQHMFAMFGATVLVPLLTGLSVSTTLLCAGLGTLLFHFLCKGKVPAFLGSSFAYLGGFAIVSNNGENPENLPYACAAVALSGLVYVLFSALISAFGIRKMMKFFPPVVTGPIIIAIGLILAPSAISNCQSNWLLAIVALATVIVCNIWGKGMVKILPILIGVLVSYAVALVTGAVDFQAIGAAAWFGIPLHKDSMGLFAIDGSETFISAVFTIVPIALATMMEHIGDIAAISATTGKNYIRDPGLNKTLLGDGLATAMAGLLGGPANTTYGENTGVLALTKIYDPLVIRIAAVFALILSFCPKFEAVINTIPAGIVGGISFVLYGMISAIGVRNVVENKVDFTNSRNLIIAAVILVSALGFNSVGGISFALGNVTINLSGLAIAAIAGILLNAILPGNDYEFDEGSNEPESASLRV; encoded by the coding sequence ATGGCAGAAAAAATGGATTATTCGCAGGGCATCTATGATGCCAAGCAGCTCGGCACACCCAAGCTGCTCATTCTGGGTGCGCAGCACATGTTTGCAATGTTCGGCGCAACCGTGCTCGTTCCCTTGCTGACCGGTCTGAGCGTCAGCACCACCCTGCTGTGCGCAGGTCTGGGCACGCTGCTGTTCCACTTCCTGTGCAAGGGCAAGGTTCCGGCATTCCTTGGCTCCAGCTTTGCCTATCTGGGCGGCTTTGCCATTGTGTCCAACAACGGTGAGAACCCCGAAAACCTGCCCTACGCCTGCGCGGCTGTGGCATTGTCCGGCCTTGTGTATGTGCTGTTCAGCGCGCTGATCTCCGCGTTCGGCATCCGCAAGATGATGAAGTTCTTCCCCCCGGTTGTCACCGGCCCCATCATCATTGCCATCGGCCTGATTCTGGCCCCCAGCGCTATCTCCAACTGCCAGAGCAACTGGCTGCTGGCTATTGTGGCGCTGGCCACCGTTATCGTCTGCAACATCTGGGGCAAGGGCATGGTCAAGATCCTGCCCATTTTGATCGGCGTTCTGGTTTCCTACGCCGTGGCGCTGGTCACCGGCGCAGTTGACTTCCAGGCCATCGGCGCTGCCGCCTGGTTCGGCATCCCCCTGCATAAGGATTCCATGGGTCTGTTCGCCATTGACGGCAGCGAGACCTTCATCAGCGCCGTGTTCACCATCGTGCCCATCGCACTGGCGACCATGATGGAGCATATCGGCGACATTGCCGCGATCTCCGCCACCACCGGCAAGAACTACATCCGCGACCCGGGCCTGAACAAGACCCTGCTGGGCGATGGTCTTGCTACCGCCATGGCCGGCCTGCTGGGCGGCCCCGCCAACACCACCTACGGCGAGAACACCGGCGTTCTGGCGCTGACGAAGATTTACGATCCCCTCGTCATCCGCATTGCTGCTGTGTTTGCGCTGATTCTGAGCTTCTGCCCGAAGTTTGAGGCCGTCATCAACACGATTCCCGCCGGTATCGTGGGCGGTATCAGCTTTGTGCTGTACGGCATGATCTCCGCCATCGGCGTGCGCAATGTTGTTGAGAACAAGGTCGATTTCACCAACTCCCGCAACTTGATCATCGCCGCCGTCATTCTGGTCAGCGCGCTGGGCTTCAACTCGGTGGGCGGCATCAGCTTCGCTCTGGGCAATGTCACCATCAACCTGTCCGGTCTGGCCATCGCCGCCATCGCCGGCATCCTGCTGAACGCTATCCTGCCCGGCAACGACTATGAGTTCGACGAGGGCAGCAACGAGCCTGAGAGCGCCAGCCTGCGCGTTTGA
- a CDS encoding cation transporter codes for MQKKFKIEVDCANCAAKIETAVKALPGVKNASVSFMAQKMLLEADDDKFDAVLKDAVKAAKKVEPDFEIEL; via the coding sequence ATGCAGAAGAAATTCAAGATCGAAGTCGATTGCGCCAACTGCGCTGCCAAGATCGAGACCGCCGTCAAGGCACTGCCCGGCGTTAAGAACGCAAGCGTCAGCTTTATGGCCCAGAAAATGCTGCTGGAGGCTGATGATGACAAGTTTGATGCCGTCCTGAAGGACGCCGTCAAGGCGGCGAAGAAGGTCGAGCCTGATTTCGAGATCGAGCTGTAA
- a CDS encoding peptide chain release factor 3 yields the protein MASLREEIESRRTFAIISHPDAGKTTLTEKLLLYGGAIQTAGSVKGKQSAKHAVSDWMDIEKQRGISVTSSVLQFNYQGKCINILDTPGHQDFSEDTYRTLMAADCAVMVIDAAKGVEAQTIKLFKVCTLRHIPIFTFVNKMDREARDPFELMENIEEILGIKTYPMNWPISCGKDFKGVYDRSAKRVLAFSSDGRANGVKMVDEVEAELGDAALDTLIGTANHEKLAEDIELLDGAAEEFDLAAVQRGELSPVFFGSALTNFGVEPFLKEFLRLTPAPLPRKDAASGELVDPCSEQFSGFVFKIQANMNKNHRDRIAFLRICSGKFERGMEAFHVQEGKNIKLATGTSLMADDRAIVSEAYAGDIIGLFDPGIFSIGDTLCTGKKHVQFAGIPTFAPEHFARVTQVDTMKRKQFVKGMEQIAQEGAIQIFRDLGSGMEEVIVGVVGVLQLEVLEYRLKNEYNVDIRMQSLPYEHLRWILNDPDELDIKHLDLTSDTRAIEDMKGNPLLLFGSPWSINWAEQHNETLKLSEFGNLTF from the coding sequence ATGGCATCATTGCGCGAAGAAATCGAATCCCGGCGCACATTTGCGATCATCTCGCACCCCGACGCCGGCAAAACCACACTGACCGAAAAGCTCCTGCTCTACGGTGGGGCCATCCAGACGGCCGGCTCCGTCAAGGGCAAGCAGAGCGCCAAGCACGCTGTATCCGACTGGATGGATATTGAGAAGCAGCGTGGTATCTCGGTCACCTCCTCTGTCCTGCAGTTCAACTATCAGGGCAAGTGCATCAACATTCTGGACACCCCGGGTCATCAGGACTTCAGTGAGGATACCTACCGTACCCTGATGGCGGCGGACTGCGCCGTCATGGTCATCGACGCCGCCAAGGGTGTTGAGGCCCAGACCATCAAGCTATTCAAGGTTTGCACACTGCGCCATATCCCCATCTTCACCTTCGTCAACAAGATGGACCGCGAGGCCCGCGACCCGTTTGAGCTGATGGAAAATATCGAGGAGATCCTCGGCATCAAGACATACCCGATGAACTGGCCCATCAGCTGCGGCAAGGACTTCAAGGGCGTCTACGACCGCAGCGCCAAGCGCGTGCTGGCGTTCTCGAGCGATGGGCGCGCCAACGGCGTCAAGATGGTCGATGAGGTCGAGGCCGAGCTGGGCGATGCCGCGCTGGACACGCTGATCGGCACGGCCAACCATGAAAAGCTGGCAGAGGACATTGAACTGCTCGACGGCGCTGCCGAGGAATTTGACCTTGCGGCCGTACAGCGCGGCGAATTAAGCCCCGTGTTCTTCGGCTCCGCCCTGACCAATTTCGGCGTTGAGCCGTTCCTGAAGGAATTTCTGCGGCTGACCCCCGCCCCCCTGCCCCGCAAGGATGCTGCCAGCGGCGAGCTGGTGGACCCCTGCAGCGAGCAGTTCAGCGGGTTTGTGTTCAAGATTCAGGCCAACATGAACAAGAATCACCGCGACCGCATTGCGTTTTTGCGCATCTGCTCCGGCAAGTTTGAGCGCGGCATGGAGGCTTTCCATGTGCAGGAGGGCAAGAACATCAAGCTTGCCACCGGCACCAGCCTGATGGCCGATGACCGCGCCATCGTCAGCGAGGCCTATGCGGGCGATATTATCGGTCTGTTCGACCCGGGCATCTTCTCGATCGGCGACACGCTCTGCACCGGCAAAAAGCATGTTCAGTTTGCCGGCATCCCGACCTTTGCACCCGAGCATTTTGCCCGTGTGACGCAGGTGGACACGATGAAGCGCAAGCAGTTCGTCAAGGGCATGGAGCAGATCGCGCAGGAAGGCGCGATCCAGATCTTCCGCGACCTCGGCTCCGGCATGGAGGAGGTCATTGTCGGCGTGGTCGGTGTGCTGCAGCTGGAGGTTCTGGAGTACCGTTTGAAAAACGAGTACAATGTCGATATCCGTATGCAGTCCCTGCCGTATGAGCATCTGCGCTGGATCTTGAACGATCCCGATGAGCTGGACATCAAGCATCTGGACCTGACCAGTGATACCCGCGCCATCGAGGATATGAAGGGCAACCCGCTGCTCCTCTTCGGCAGCCCGTGGAGCATCAACTGGGCCGAGCAGCACAATGAGACCCTCAAGCTCTCCGAGTTCGGCAACCTGACATTCTAA
- a CDS encoding M23 family metallopeptidase produces MNHIKQFFKEKGLYLFCLAMVFAATAAGILALRSIVGNVADLTRIRKEALQDDSVWTQPDAAIDKPAEDVPKPTQTPAAAEKPAATAAPEAAQAPAADAPPAARPGIWDAKPQAAFSGNELVYSETLGDWRTHNGADYAAPAGQSVCPAKAGKVTSVTEDALWGNVVEVEDANGITWRYCGLAAPAVKAGDSVTTTATLGKAGAIPAETSGENHLHLECIKDGAYLDPEGLL; encoded by the coding sequence ATGAACCATATCAAACAGTTTTTCAAGGAAAAAGGGCTGTATCTGTTCTGTCTGGCCATGGTATTTGCGGCCACAGCGGCGGGGATTCTGGCACTGCGCAGCATCGTAGGCAATGTTGCCGACCTGACGCGCATCCGCAAAGAGGCCCTGCAGGACGATTCCGTCTGGACACAGCCGGATGCGGCCATCGACAAGCCTGCCGAGGATGTACCAAAGCCTACCCAGACGCCGGCCGCAGCCGAAAAGCCCGCAGCCACCGCCGCGCCCGAGGCCGCACAGGCTCCGGCAGCCGACGCACCGCCCGCCGCCAGACCGGGGATCTGGGATGCCAAACCGCAGGCGGCGTTCAGCGGCAATGAGCTGGTCTACAGCGAAACCTTGGGTGACTGGCGCACCCACAACGGTGCAGATTACGCTGCCCCCGCCGGCCAGAGCGTATGCCCCGCCAAGGCCGGCAAGGTCACATCCGTGACCGAGGATGCGCTGTGGGGGAATGTGGTGGAGGTCGAGGACGCCAACGGCATCACATGGCGCTATTGCGGCCTGGCTGCCCCCGCCGTCAAGGCAGGGGACAGCGTGACAACCACCGCCACATTGGGCAAGGCGGGTGCCATCCCCGCCGAGACGAGCGGCGAGAACCACCTGCACCTTGAGTGCATCAAGGACGGCGCGTACCTCGACCCGGAGGGCCTGCTGTAA
- a CDS encoding heavy metal translocating P-type ATPase — protein sequence MTKKQKKTLKRILAALVLTVLLAVVFHFTALPWFVQLALWLVPYFIIGHDVLRKAFMGIKSGEVFDENFLMAVATVGAMGCGEYAEGVAVMLFYQIGELFQSYAVGKSRSSISALMDIRPDSANLEAADGGVSVVDPDDVAIGSTIVVKPGEKIPLDGVVLTGESTLNTAALTGESRPRTVRPGDEVISGCVNADAVLRIRTTKLYGESTVAKILDLVENSSLKKAPVENFITKFARYYTPAVCIAALVLAVVPPLFLGGWLDWIMRALTFLVISCPCALVISIPLTFFGGIGGASKCGILVKGGNYLEALSKTGIAVFDKTGTLTKGVFKVTRTAPVDGVSEKDLLESAALAESFSSHPISKSLREACPGLDARRASDAQEIAGHGVKTLVDGHTVLAGNARLMESEKISYTAAEGAGTVVYVARDGSFLGSVLISDEEKPTAKAAMQGLQAQGVRTVMLTGDAPAVAELVAKDLGIDEVHAGLLPADKVEWVEKLLSQKPEKKELAFVGDGINDAPVLMRADIGIAMGALGSDAAIEAADIVLMDDDPAKISLAMRISRKCMSIAYQNIVFALAVKALCLILTALGITNMWWGVFADVGVMVLAVLNATRMLNVKQYQ from the coding sequence ATGACGAAGAAACAGAAAAAAACGCTCAAGCGCATCCTTGCGGCATTGGTGCTGACGGTGCTGCTGGCGGTGGTGTTCCATTTTACCGCACTGCCGTGGTTTGTGCAGCTGGCGCTGTGGCTGGTGCCCTATTTCATCATCGGCCATGATGTGCTGCGCAAGGCCTTTATGGGCATTAAGAGCGGCGAGGTCTTTGACGAGAATTTCCTGATGGCGGTCGCTACGGTGGGCGCTATGGGCTGCGGTGAGTACGCCGAGGGCGTGGCCGTTATGCTGTTCTACCAGATCGGGGAGCTGTTCCAGTCCTATGCCGTCGGCAAGAGCCGGTCGAGCATCTCGGCGCTGATGGACATCCGGCCCGACAGCGCGAATCTCGAGGCTGCGGACGGCGGCGTCTCGGTCGTTGACCCGGACGATGTGGCCATCGGCTCTACAATCGTTGTAAAGCCCGGCGAGAAGATCCCGCTGGACGGCGTGGTACTGACCGGTGAGTCTACGCTGAACACCGCCGCCCTGACCGGTGAAAGCCGCCCGCGCACCGTGCGCCCCGGCGATGAGGTCATCAGCGGCTGCGTCAACGCCGATGCCGTGCTGCGCATCCGCACGACAAAGCTCTACGGTGAGTCCACGGTGGCAAAAATTCTGGACCTTGTGGAAAACTCCAGCCTGAAAAAGGCTCCTGTCGAAAATTTCATCACGAAATTTGCCCGCTACTACACCCCCGCTGTCTGCATTGCCGCGCTGGTGCTGGCCGTTGTGCCGCCGCTGTTCCTTGGCGGCTGGCTCGACTGGATCATGCGCGCGCTGACATTCCTCGTTATCAGCTGCCCCTGTGCGCTGGTCATCTCGATTCCGCTGACCTTCTTCGGCGGTATCGGCGGCGCGTCCAAGTGCGGTATTCTGGTCAAGGGCGGCAACTATCTGGAGGCACTGTCCAAGACCGGCATTGCCGTGTTTGACAAGACCGGCACCCTGACGAAGGGCGTTTTCAAGGTCACCCGCACCGCCCCTGTTGACGGCGTGAGCGAGAAGGATCTGCTCGAGAGTGCCGCGCTGGCCGAGAGTTTTTCGAGCCATCCCATCAGCAAGAGCCTGCGCGAGGCCTGCCCGGGGCTGGACGCCCGCCGCGCCTCCGATGCGCAGGAGATCGCAGGCCACGGCGTGAAAACGCTGGTGGACGGTCATACCGTGCTGGCCGGCAATGCCCGCCTGATGGAAAGCGAAAAAATCTCCTACACCGCCGCCGAGGGCGCGGGTACGGTCGTTTATGTGGCGCGTGACGGCAGCTTTTTGGGCTCGGTCCTGATCTCTGACGAGGAGAAGCCCACTGCCAAAGCCGCCATGCAGGGCCTTCAGGCGCAGGGCGTGCGCACCGTCATGCTGACCGGCGATGCCCCCGCCGTGGCCGAGCTGGTGGCCAAGGATCTGGGCATTGACGAGGTCCATGCAGGTCTGCTGCCCGCCGATAAGGTCGAGTGGGTCGAGAAGCTGCTGAGCCAGAAGCCCGAGAAAAAAGAGCTGGCCTTTGTGGGTGACGGCATCAACGATGCACCGGTGCTGATGCGCGCTGACATCGGCATTGCGATGGGCGCGCTGGGCAGCGATGCCGCCATCGAGGCCGCCGACATTGTGCTGATGGACGATGATCCGGCAAAGATCAGCCTTGCAATGCGCATCTCCCGCAAGTGCATGAGCATTGCCTATCAGAACATTGTCTTTGCGCTGGCGGTCAAGGCGCTGTGCCTGATCCTGACGGCGCTGGGCATCACAAACATGTGGTGGGGTGTCTTTGCAGATGTAGGCGTCATGGTGCTGGCCGTGCTGAACGCGACCCGGATGCTGAATGTGAAGCAGTACCAGTAA